Below is a genomic region from Prolixibacteraceae bacterium.
ACCACCACCTAAAGTTTTAAAACATAAACGTATTCATGTTACCCTTTTCCTTCGCCCTCAAATCATCCGAATCAATAGTTGTTGATACGGTCTAGTTAGTCTAAGAATAATCGAGAAGTACTATTCGACTTCTAGTTCTTTATACTATAGACCTAAAAAACAACACTTCCCCCCTATCTCAACACAACTTTTTTATACTCCATCATTCCCTGAAAGGAATGGTTAATATCGGCCAGGCCTTCAGTCCTTGGTAATTGGTGAGATATTGTACCCAAGGCTCATGCTTATGCAGCACTTCCGCGCTACATATTCATTTCACCATTGGGCTAGGTTCGGTCACCCCATTCGGGGCTGGGTTGAAATAATAGTGATGTCCTTTTACGAAAAATGGATCACCATTGATTTACTACATACACGAAGTGTTTTTTTTATGCTCCAATATTCCCTGAAAGGAATGGTTAAGATCGGACAGGCCTTCAGCCCTTGGTAATTGGTGGAATGCTGTACCCAAGGCTCATGCTTATGCAGCGCTTCCGCGCTACATATTCATTTCACCGTTGGGCTAGGTTCGGTCACCCCATTCGGGGCTGGATTGAAATAATGGTGATGTCCTTTTACGAAAAATGGATCACCATTGATTTACTACATACACGAAGTGAATTTTTATACTCCAACATTCCCTGAAAGGGAAGGTTGGCAACATCATAAGGTTATCTGAGCTTCAACCCTTTGTGTCTTCGTGGTTCCCTTATCCATTTTTCGCCTCATCAAATCCGTGTTGATCCGTCCAATCCGTTAAATCCGCGGCCTATCCCTTGCTCCAAAACTCCTCGTGGTGAATTTTCCTATTGCGCTTGAATATGCTCCATGATGCCGAGCGGAGCGCTACGTTCCATGCGGTTGGGCTATCCCTCTGGTGCCAAGGCATTCGCACGAGAGGGATAGCCCAATATGAATTGTAGGTGGAGGGGACGGACTTTCAGTGCAAGATCAAGTAAAACAATGATCCGTGGCTATTTAATGTGGGACGTTCGGTGTATTGTTTCAACAAAAGAATAGTTTCTGTTTTAATGAACAGGTCCTGTTTGAATATGGAAACATTTATTTTGCTATTTTTGTGCTATAAAACGATTTAACAAAAGAGAAGTACTCTTTTGCAGATACAAATTTGTGTAGCAACTAGTAACGATGTTATTTAATCAACCAGAGAAATATTTCTTTAAAAAGAGGCAGTCCATTAACCTTAACGGAGCATTGATTTCATTGGATCATCCAGTGGTTATGGGAATTTTAAATGTAACGCCGGACTCCTTTTTTGAAGAGAGTCGATATAATACGAAGAAAGAGATTTTAGAATCTGCAAAAAGAATGATTGCTGATGGAGCATCGATCTTAGATCTAGGAGCCTACTCCACTAGGCCTGGAGCTGCAGATGTTAGCAGTCAAGAGGAGTTTGATCGATTAGATGAAGCGATGTCTACTATTCGAGGGGCATTCCCTAACTTTCCAATATCTATTGACACCTTCAGAAGTGGAGTAGCACGAAAGATTATTGAGAAGTATGGGCCATGCATTATTAACGATATATCTGGAGGCACTCTTGATCCCGAAATGTTTCGCACTGTTGCACAACTCAAAGTACCATATATATTAATGCATATTCAAGGTACCCCAGAGAATATGCAAGAGAATCCAAACTATAAAGATGTCTTTAAAGAGACTTTGCATTTTCTCTCGGAGCGAGTAGCACAACTTCGAACATTAGGAGTGGCTGATATTATCCTTGATCCAGGCTTTGGTTTCGGAAAGAGTATGGAGCATAACTATGAGTTACTTAATCGATTGGATGGTTTCAAAATCTTAGAAGCTCCTATCTTGGTTGGTTTCTCACGAAAATCGATGGTATATAAACCATTGAATACATGTCCACAAGAGGCATTAAATGGAACAACAGTTCTAAATACGCTTTCATTGCTTCAAGGGGCGAACATACTAAGGGTTCACGATGTTAAAGAAGCAGTAGAGGCTGTGAAATTGGTTGAGATCACCAAATCAACGAGTAAGAAATCGTAATATTTGTTTTTACAAACTAAAATATTTTTCATTTGAGTTTATTTATTACCATACGGCTATTAGATTTTATCGATATTCTTTTGGTGTCGATACTACTGTATAAACTTTATAAGTTAATAAGGGGTACTATTGCATTTAATATATCAATGGGAATCTTCACGGTTTATTTGGTTTGGCTATTGGTTAAAGCTCTTAAGATGGAACTTATTAGTACCATATTGGGGCAACTTTTTGGCGTAGGGGTTATTGCGCTTATCATCGTATTTCAACAGGAGATACGTCGTTTTCTGATTATGCTTGGGTCACAATATAAGCTTCATCGATGGATCAACTTCGAGAAGATATTTAATTACGACTCTCATGGCACGGACAATAGCAACAATCCGGTCATTGATATTATATGTGCAGCATGCAAAGAGATGGGGGCAACGCGAACTGGAGCACTTATTGCGATCCAAAGGAAAGCGGATCTTAGTGAATATGCTGCAACAGGGGAAGCCATACAGGCAAAATTATCAAAAGAGCTATTAAAAACAATCTTCTTCAAGAATTCACCACTACATGATGGTGCCGTGATTTTATATAAGAACACTATCGTTTCGGCCAGATGTATATTACCTGTCACAGATCAAAGGACACTATCTCCAGACCTTGGGTTAAGACACAGGGCTGCTATTGGGATGTCAGAGATGACTGATGCAATCATCATTGTCGTATCAGAAGAAAATGGAACCATCAGTATTGTTAGAAGTGGAAATATCTATCGAAGACTTAATGCAGAAGAACTAAATAAGCAACTACACAAACAGTTTCAAGCAGAATAGCTCTACATACAGGAGTATCAATAGAGAAGGAAAAATTAGGGAATTATTTATTTTATATCATATCGTCATGCAAATTAAAACGGCAAAGTTTGTCATCAGCAACACGGATCCACTAAAATGTCCAAAAAGTAGTAAACCCGAATATGCATTTGTTGGACGTTCTAATGTGGGTAAGTCGTCGCTTATTAATATGCTTACCAATCAGAAAAAACTAGCCAAGACCTCAGGAAGACCTGGTAAGACACAGCTGATTAACCATTTTATTATCAATGACTACTGGTATCTTGTCGATCTTCCAGGATATGGTTATGCTCAGGTATCAAGAACACAGCGTCGTAAATGGCAAGACTTTGTAAGAAATTACATTCAACATCGTGATAACCTTACATGTGTGATGGTTTTGGTCGATTCACGTCACGAGCCACAACAACCTGATCTTGAATTTATCGAATGGTTAGGAATTAATGGAGTTCCTTTTGCCATCATCTTTACCAAGGCAGACAAACTTTCAAAAAATCAGTTGGCAAAGAGTATTGCACACTACAAGAGTGAACTGTTAAAAACATGGGAAGAGCTACCTCCTCACTTCATCACTTCAGCTGAATCCGGCGATGGTGCAGAAGGTTTATTGGGCTATATTGACCAGATCAATGAAAGTCTTAAAAAGAGAAATTAGTTCGCTTTTATTATATTACAAAATTTTAATAGTGGTTTCGTTGGTTATTCTTTGGTCAATTTATTAGTTTTGCCCCAAGAATACAATCACTAATTTGATTATAAATCTGAGAGATGTCTGTAGACAAAAAATTAAAAATCTTTTCGGGTACTGAAACCCAATATTTGACAGAGAAAATTGCATCTGCTTTAGGTGTAGAAGTTGGTAAATCTGCTTGCCCTCGTTTCGCTGACGGTGAATTTGAGCCTTGTTACGAAGAGACAATTCGTGGCGCAGAGACTTTCATCGTTCAGTCCACTTTTCCTCCGTCAGATAATTTGATGGAACTTCTTTTGATGGTGGATGCTGCAAAGCGTGCTTCTGCAAAACAAACAATTGCTGTAATGCCTTACTTTGGTTTTGCACGTCAAGATCGTAAAGATAAGCCACGAGTTTCTATTGGAGCGAAATTGATTGCTGATATGCTTTCTACTGCAGGTATTGATCGTTTAATCACGATGGACCTTCATGCGGATCAAATCCAAGGTTTCTTTAATGTACCAGTTGACCACTTGAGTTCAACAACTATCTTTATTCCTCATATCGAGAAGATGAATCTAGAGAACTTAGTTGTTGCTTCACCTGATGTTGGAGGTTCGAAAAGAGCAAATGTTTATGCAAAACACCTAGGTACAGACCTAGTTCTTTGTCATAAAACACGTGCCAAAGCAAATGTTATTGGAAACATGACATTGATTGGTGATGTAAAAGGTAAAGATGTAATCATTGTTGATGATATGATTGATACTGCTGGAACAATCACTAAAGCTGCGGACTTAATGAAAGAGATGGGTGCAACAAGTGTACGTGCATTCGCTACACACGCCGTACTTTCTGGGCCTGCTTATGATCGTATCGAAGCTTCTGGTCTTGACGAGGTTTACTTTACAGACACTATCCCTCTAAGTAAAGAATCACCAAAGATTAAAGTACTTTCTTGTGCAGAGATGTTCGCTGACGTTATACGTAATGTTCACGATAATCAATCGATTAGCAAGTCATTCATTTAATTTTTGCTATATTTGCAACGATTTTTTTAATATCAATATATTAAAGGGTGTGATGCAGTAGACATTTTCTCTTCTTATTATTTATAACTAAGGGAGAAATACTGAGTAAGCATCTGTAACAAATTAAATAAACAAAGATGAAGTCAGTTTCAATTAACGGATCAGTAAGAGCTGAGATTAACAAGAAAGCAACAAAAGCGTTGCGTAATGCAGGACAAGTACCATGTGTACTTTACGGTGGAGAAGCACCAGTTCACTTTTCAGCTGAAATTAACGAGTTCCGTAAGATTGTTTACACTCCAAGTGTATTCCTTATCGACTTAACTATCAATGGAAAAGATTGTAAAGCAATCATGCAAGACATTCAATTCCACCCAGTTTCAGACGAGATTCTTCACGTAGATTTCCTTGAGATTTCTGATGACAAAGCAGTGAAGATTGACGTTCCTGTTAAACTAGAAGGATTCGCTAAGGGTATCCAACAAGGTGGTAAGTTGAAGCTTAACCTACGTACTTTACGTGTTAAAGCACTTGCAAAAGACCTTCCTGATACAATTTCTATCGACGTAACAGAACTAGGTCTTGGACAGAGTTTCCGTGTTGGTGAAGTAGATGCTTCAGGTCTTGAGCTTCTTAACTCAAAATCTACTCCAGTTGCGACAGTAATGATTACACGTGCTGCTCGTGCTGCAATGAATGCTGCAAAATCAGGCAACTAATGATTGTCTTGCCTTCTTGGCAAACATTCTATGATATAAAAGTTTGTGAGGGTAGTTTACTACTCCTTACAAACTTTTTTTAATATATAATAATACCATGAAATATCTAATTGTTGGCATTGGGAATATCGGTGCCGAATACGAAGAGACACGACACAATATCGGTTTTAAAGTTTTGGATCAATTGGCTAAAGAGAAAGGGGCCGAATTCAAAGCTGGTAGACATGGTGCCATCGCCGAAGTAAAGCATAAAGGACGAACCTTAGTTCTATTAAAACCATCTACCTACGTTAACCTTAGTGGAAAAGCCGTTAATTATTGGATGCAACAAGAGAAGATCTCTATCGAGAATGTTATGGTTGTAGTCGATGACTTAGCATTACCATTTGGAAAGCTACGTATACGTGCCAAAGGGAGTGATGCAGGTCATAATGGGATCAAGGATATTACAAAAACTCTTGGTCGAGCAGACTATCCAAGGTTACGTTTCGGTATTGGAGATGATTTCTCTAAGGGAAGACAAGTAGACTATGTTTTGGGAGAGTGGAGCAAAGAAGAGAACTTAGATCTTCCCGCACATATGGATGCAGCTATAAAAGCGATTGAATCATTTGCATCTATAGGCATCGAAAGAACAATGAATTTTCATAATACGAAATAATCGCTATCTTCATATAATTATTCATTATTTGGCAAACAAATATTGGTTATGGAAGAACAAATAAGGGTAGACAAATGGCTTTGGGCAGTTCGAATATTCAAGACCCGGAGCATTGCTGCCGAAGCAATCAAAAAAGGTAGGGTTACGGTTAATGGTTTCCCAGTAAAAAGCTCTCGTACAGTTAAAGTCGGGGATAAGGTCGAAGTCAAAAAACAACCAATCACATACAGCTTCAAAGTCGTTGGAATTATTGGCAAACGTGTAGGAGCAAAACTAGTGCCAGACTACATGAAAGACATTACTCCAGAATCAGAACTCGCTATTCTAAAGACACAGAGATATGTGATGAATGGTATTCGAGACAGAGGGACTGGACGCCCTACGAAAAAGGAAAGAAGAGATATAGATAGCTTTCAAGACTACGATGATCTCTTCGACGAAGAAGAGGATTAATGAATTAAACGACTCGTCTAATGTATATAGCGGAGAAAAAGAAGAGAGAGAATATTGCAGAATATATTCTCTATTTATTCCAAATTGAGGACCTTATTCGCTCACAATCCTTTGCTGAGGATAAGATCCGTCATAATATTGTGGATAAATATCCAGTAGAGGATCTTGAGAAAGAGAAAATCATTCATTGGTATATGAATTTTGCTGAGATGATGAAGCGCGAGCATCGTGAAGACAAAGGGCATATGCAGTTCATCAATAATCAGATGAATGATCTATTCGAATTTCACTCATTGGTTGTAAAGAGTAATAAATATCCTCAATACAATGAAGCATATCTGACAGTTCAACCGAGTCTTGTGGAGCTTGCTACTAAAATGGGAGATCAGGCAGAGAATGAGATCCAAGTATCTTTCTCTTTTCTATATGGAGTAGTACTACTTCGTATGCAACAGAAAGAGGTGAGTGAAGGGACATTAAAGGTATCTAAAGAGATCTCTACGATGTTGGGCATGCTAGCCTCTCTATACAAAAAGAATCAAGAAGAGGAGTTAGATATATATTAATCACTCTTCGTGTTGATATAAAAGAGGGTATTCATATGGTATGAATACCCTCTTTTTCATATCTGAATTTATATATTATCAACCAGATTACTTTAAGGAAACAATAGAAATTCCAGATCCACCATATTGCACTGGAGCATCTTTAACACTTCTCACCATCGGCTCAACATTTAACTGCTTGCGGATTAAATCTCTCAAGATACCACTCCCTTTTCCATGGAGTATACGCAATTCACCTTCACCCAACGTAATAGCCTGATCTACGAATTGCTGTACTTTTCGCAAAGCATCCTCAGCTCTTTCTCCCCTCACATCAATCTCAGATTTAAATGTTAGTTTCTCTTCTGAAATCTTTTCATTAATTAATCCTAATGTTTTATTCTTTTGGATCTTCTTCGCAGAACTCGTCGAAACGACTTCTAACTTATCTCTCTTCAAGGTAGAACGAAGCATACCAAAAGCTACGATAACATTGTTACCGTCCATCTCAATCACTTCCCCAACATTTGACTGCCCTTTAATACGAATACTGCATCCAACTTCTAGAGGTAAGGTTTTAATCTTTGCAATAGGGGTGTCATCACCTTTAGATTTAGCCGTTTTACCTCCTTGCTGAGAAACCTTCTTTTTAATATGCTCCTCTTTCTCTTGAAGCTTCTTCATTTTACGCTGAATCTTCTCATCTTGAACGGATGTATTGGCAGCCACCTCATCCTTAAACTCATTCAAACTCTGACGCAATGATCGTGTAAGTTCCTTATCAGCTTGACTCTCACGAATCTCTCTTACTGTCTTCTCGATAATCTTATTCGAGTTCTTCAGTAGGATATCAGCCTCTTGTTTTGCACGATCAATAATCTCTTTCCTTTGTTTATTTGCCTCTTTAATATCGAGCTGATACTTTGAAGACATCTCTTCTAGCTGCTTCTCAAGTTTACGAATATCGGAACGTTTATTTTCCCAGTAACGTTTATCTCTTAGTACCTCTCTTAGGTGTTTATCAAAATCGATATGATCCTTTCCTAATTTATCCGTTGCTTCCTGTAGAATGGTTTCAGAGAGCCCAATCTTTCTAGCAATTTCAAAAGCAAAAGAACTACCAGGTCTACCAATAGCTAGTTGGAATAAGGGTTCCATTTTATGCGCATCATATAGCATTGCTCCATTCTCAATTCCTTGACAAGAAGACGCGAAGTGTTTAAGGTTAGTATAGTGCGTTGTTATGACACCATATACCTCTTGTTTATTCAACGTATTTAAAACAGATTCAGCAATAGCTCCTCCAAGCATAGGCTCAGTACCAGAACCAAACTCATCAATAAGAATCAAACTTTTATTGGTTGTATTCTTAAGGAAATATTTCATATTGGTCAAATGAGAACTATAAGTACTCAAATCGTTATCAATAGATTGTTCATCCCCTATATCCACAAAAATACCATCAAACACTCCAATATGGCTATCCACTTCCATCGGAGCCAACATTCCTGTTTGAATCATATACTGTATTAAACCAGCACTCTTCAAGCAGACAGACTTACCTCCGGCATTGGGTCCTGAAATAAGAAGAATACGTCCTTTATGATTCAGGTCAATATCTAAAGGTACGATTTTACGCCCCTCTTTCCTCAGGTTCGCTTCTAACACAAGATGACGAGCCTTGTGCCACTTCATAGTAGGATACTTATGTAGTGTCGGCATCACACAGGAGGTATCTTTAGCAAAAACAGCTTTCGCTCGAATAAAATCTATCGTTCCTAATATTTCATGTGCATAAAGAAGAGCCTCAATATAAGGACGAATCGAATCAGTAAAGTCAGTCAATATTCTAATCACCTCGCGACGTTCAGCATACTCTAACTCTCTAATCGCATTATTGGTCTCCACAATCTCTGTAGGCTCAATATAGGCTGTCTTTCCAGTTGCAGATTCATCGTGAACTATCCCCTTCATTTTTCGTTTAAAAGAGGATGGGACAGGGATTACAGCTCTACCATCACGCATACTCACCGCCACATCAGAATCAACATATCCCTCCTTTTGCATTCGTCTTAAGATCGAATGCATCGTTTTAGACACAGATGACTGACGATCTAATATCTCACGACGTATACGAGACAAATCGGCCGAAGCATGATCTTTAATCTTTCCATGCTTGGTCAAGATATCATCAATACGCTGATAGATAAAAGGGAATATTTCGATCTCCTTAATCACTTTTTTAAGTGCAGGAAATTGATCAGACTCGCTATTTTTAAAGAAGTTCACGACACCACGGATCGACTCCAATGATTTCTTTAACTCAAATAGCTCTTTCTCATCAATGAATGTACCTTCTATTTTCGCTTTGTGCAGTGCCGGTCGAATATCACCAAAACTTATGGTGGGAAACTCTCGATCACCAAGTAATATCGAAAGGAACTCTTGTGTCTCTAACATGGCAGTTTGAATCACTTTGTACTCTTTCATAAACTGAAAAGAGCCACAAATTTCACGTCCAAGATGACTCAAGCATCTTTTCTCTAACATGAATCGTATTTGATCGAAACCGATCTTCTGCTCGAAATTAGAAGGATAAATATTGTACATTCTTTAATATATTTGTTCTATATAGAGGGATACCCCCTAACTGTTATTGAGGCGCAAAGATACGAAACAGAGATCACGCATGAAATAAAAACAGGATGGATATTATACCAATTACATCAATAAATAAGCTATATCCTTTCGTTCTATTTATGCTTTAATGTAAACACCGTCACTTCTGGCCAAATTCCCAACCTTCCAGGATAACCAATAGATCCAAAACCTCGGTTCACATAAAGTTGCACGCCATTTTTCTCATACATACCAGCCCATTTGGGATATATATATTTCACTGGACTCCACTTAAAAGATCCTATTTCAATTCCAAACTGCATCCCATGCGTGTGCCCACTTAGCGTAAGATCTACTTTAGGAACGTTATTAGCCACAACCTCTTCCCAATAAGAGGGATCATGAGATAATAATATTTTAAAAGTACTTTGATCCATATGTTCAAATGCTTTATCCACATCACCCAATTGAGGAAATGGAGGTCTACCCCAATTCTCCACACCACCTAATCCAATTGTCTGCTCTCTCTTCTTTAGTAAGATAGACTCATTCTTTAACCAACGAAATCCCATCTTCTTTTCCAACACCTCAAGAAGCGCTTCCTTATCCTCTTCATAAAATGCAGACTGTCGATGTCTTGCCATCTCATAGTCATGATTCCCCATAATGGTATACTTACCATCTTTGGCATCTAACTGTGAAAAGATCCGAATAAACTTCTTCGCTTCACTTGCCCTAAAATTCACAAGGTCACCAGTAAAAACAATCAAATCAGGGTTTAGATCATTGATTCTTTGGACCACTTTCTCCACGGGTTTCATTCGATCAAAAGTACCGAGGTGTGCATCTGATAGTTGCACAATACGATAGCCATCAAAATTCTCTGGTATTTTACTAGATGCGATCGTTTGTTCATGGAACTTAAAATTATATTTTCCCCAAACTACCCCATAAACTAATGATGTAATAAGGGTTATTCCCACAGATAAAGAGATATAGCTTACCACTTGTCGCCATCCTTTGGTCTCCATTTCAACCGATAATACCTTTTCAAAAATATATGCAAATATTCTTCCTATATCACCAACGAAGAAAATTGCTCCCATAATCACTTTTGCGATAAGGAAGGCAAAAACAATTCCCACCATCAAGTTATATCCCAAAGTAGCATTAACAATGGCTTCGTGACTATTTAGATAGATGACATAAAAAAGCGTCATATAGACCAATATAGAGACAAACCAATAAGCCCAACGATAA
It encodes:
- the folP gene encoding dihydropteroate synthase, encoding MGILNVTPDSFFEESRYNTKKEILESAKRMIADGASILDLGAYSTRPGAADVSSQEEFDRLDEAMSTIRGAFPNFPISIDTFRSGVARKIIEKYGPCIINDISGGTLDPEMFRTVAQLKVPYILMHIQGTPENMQENPNYKDVFKETLHFLSERVAQLRTLGVADIILDPGFGFGKSMEHNYELLNRLDGFKILEAPILVGFSRKSMVYKPLNTCPQEALNGTTVLNTLSLLQGANILRVHDVKEAVEAVKLVEITKSTSKKS
- the cdaA gene encoding diadenylate cyclase CdaA — encoded protein: MSLFITIRLLDFIDILLVSILLYKLYKLIRGTIAFNISMGIFTVYLVWLLVKALKMELISTILGQLFGVGVIALIIVFQQEIRRFLIMLGSQYKLHRWINFEKIFNYDSHGTDNSNNPVIDIICAACKEMGATRTGALIAIQRKADLSEYAATGEAIQAKLSKELLKTIFFKNSPLHDGAVILYKNTIVSARCILPVTDQRTLSPDLGLRHRAAIGMSEMTDAIIIVVSEENGTISIVRSGNIYRRLNAEELNKQLHKQFQAE
- the yihA gene encoding ribosome biogenesis GTP-binding protein YihA/YsxC, which produces MQIKTAKFVISNTDPLKCPKSSKPEYAFVGRSNVGKSSLINMLTNQKKLAKTSGRPGKTQLINHFIINDYWYLVDLPGYGYAQVSRTQRRKWQDFVRNYIQHRDNLTCVMVLVDSRHEPQQPDLEFIEWLGINGVPFAIIFTKADKLSKNQLAKSIAHYKSELLKTWEELPPHFITSAESGDGAEGLLGYIDQINESLKKRN
- a CDS encoding ribose-phosphate pyrophosphokinase — encoded protein: MSVDKKLKIFSGTETQYLTEKIASALGVEVGKSACPRFADGEFEPCYEETIRGAETFIVQSTFPPSDNLMELLLMVDAAKRASAKQTIAVMPYFGFARQDRKDKPRVSIGAKLIADMLSTAGIDRLITMDLHADQIQGFFNVPVDHLSSTTIFIPHIEKMNLENLVVASPDVGGSKRANVYAKHLGTDLVLCHKTRAKANVIGNMTLIGDVKGKDVIIVDDMIDTAGTITKAADLMKEMGATSVRAFATHAVLSGPAYDRIEASGLDEVYFTDTIPLSKESPKIKVLSCAEMFADVIRNVHDNQSISKSFI
- a CDS encoding 50S ribosomal protein L25/general stress protein Ctc, with the translated sequence MKSVSINGSVRAEINKKATKALRNAGQVPCVLYGGEAPVHFSAEINEFRKIVYTPSVFLIDLTINGKDCKAIMQDIQFHPVSDEILHVDFLEISDDKAVKIDVPVKLEGFAKGIQQGGKLKLNLRTLRVKALAKDLPDTISIDVTELGLGQSFRVGEVDASGLELLNSKSTPVATVMITRAARAAMNAAKSGN
- the pth gene encoding aminoacyl-tRNA hydrolase; its protein translation is MKYLIVGIGNIGAEYEETRHNIGFKVLDQLAKEKGAEFKAGRHGAIAEVKHKGRTLVLLKPSTYVNLSGKAVNYWMQQEKISIENVMVVVDDLALPFGKLRIRAKGSDAGHNGIKDITKTLGRADYPRLRFGIGDDFSKGRQVDYVLGEWSKEENLDLPAHMDAAIKAIESFASIGIERTMNFHNTK
- a CDS encoding RNA-binding S4 domain-containing protein; translation: MVMEEQIRVDKWLWAVRIFKTRSIAAEAIKKGRVTVNGFPVKSSRTVKVGDKVEVKKQPITYSFKVVGIIGKRVGAKLVPDYMKDITPESELAILKTQRYVMNGIRDRGTGRPTKKERRDIDSFQDYDDLFDEEED
- a CDS encoding DUF4924 family protein; amino-acid sequence: MYIAEKKKRENIAEYILYLFQIEDLIRSQSFAEDKIRHNIVDKYPVEDLEKEKIIHWYMNFAEMMKREHREDKGHMQFINNQMNDLFEFHSLVVKSNKYPQYNEAYLTVQPSLVELATKMGDQAENEIQVSFSFLYGVVLLRMQQKEVSEGTLKVSKEISTMLGMLASLYKKNQEEELDIY
- a CDS encoding Smr/MutS family protein; its protein translation is MYNIYPSNFEQKIGFDQIRFMLEKRCLSHLGREICGSFQFMKEYKVIQTAMLETQEFLSILLGDREFPTISFGDIRPALHKAKIEGTFIDEKELFELKKSLESIRGVVNFFKNSESDQFPALKKVIKEIEIFPFIYQRIDDILTKHGKIKDHASADLSRIRREILDRQSSVSKTMHSILRRMQKEGYVDSDVAVSMRDGRAVIPVPSSFKRKMKGIVHDESATGKTAYIEPTEIVETNNAIRELEYAERREVIRILTDFTDSIRPYIEALLYAHEILGTIDFIRAKAVFAKDTSCVMPTLHKYPTMKWHKARHLVLEANLRKEGRKIVPLDIDLNHKGRILLISGPNAGGKSVCLKSAGLIQYMIQTGMLAPMEVDSHIGVFDGIFVDIGDEQSIDNDLSTYSSHLTNMKYFLKNTTNKSLILIDEFGSGTEPMLGGAIAESVLNTLNKQEVYGVITTHYTNLKHFASSCQGIENGAMLYDAHKMEPLFQLAIGRPGSSFAFEIARKIGLSETILQEATDKLGKDHIDFDKHLREVLRDKRYWENKRSDIRKLEKQLEEMSSKYQLDIKEANKQRKEIIDRAKQEADILLKNSNKIIEKTVREIRESQADKELTRSLRQSLNEFKDEVAANTSVQDEKIQRKMKKLQEKEEHIKKKVSQQGGKTAKSKGDDTPIAKIKTLPLEVGCSIRIKGQSNVGEVIEMDGNNVIVAFGMLRSTLKRDKLEVVSTSSAKKIQKNKTLGLINEKISEEKLTFKSEIDVRGERAEDALRKVQQFVDQAITLGEGELRILHGKGSGILRDLIRKQLNVEPMVRSVKDAPVQYGGSGISIVSLK
- a CDS encoding metallophosphoesterase, whose protein sequence is MRFIYFYFIFALFFLSDVYTYRWFLNTIANHSTIYRWAYWFVSILVYMTLFYVIYLNSHEAIVNATLGYNLMVGIVFAFLIAKVIMGAIFFVGDIGRIFAYIFEKVLSVEMETKGWRQVVSYISLSVGITLITSLVYGVVWGKYNFKFHEQTIASSKIPENFDGYRIVQLSDAHLGTFDRMKPVEKVVQRINDLNPDLIVFTGDLVNFRASEAKKFIRIFSQLDAKDGKYTIMGNHDYEMARHRQSAFYEEDKEALLEVLEKKMGFRWLKNESILLKKREQTIGLGGVENWGRPPFPQLGDVDKAFEHMDQSTFKILLSHDPSYWEEVVANNVPKVDLTLSGHTHGMQFGIEIGSFKWSPVKYIYPKWAGMYEKNGVQLYVNRGFGSIGYPGRLGIWPEVTVFTLKHK